TTCTTCCGTATTTTCCGGAAAATCCATCAAGTCTTCGTTAAAACGCCACAATGCGAGTTTCGTGTCACGTGAACCCGAAACCAGGAATTGATCGTCGAGCCAACACATGTCAAAAACCCAATCGCGATGCGCATTCTCGCCAATGCAAACGGGATCGAGCGTTGGAAGTCTATAAATTGCAATATCCGCTGAGTGACGAGCTCCTGTCGCAAGTAGCGTTCGACTCGGGTTAATTTGACACGCGTGAATGCCACTCTGCGTGTCGGGATTTGTACCGCGATTGTTGTGCAGCGTCGGAATTGCATCCACACGTCGCATATTCACGTCGTACACCatcaatttattgcattttgtgCCGAAAACTACTTGTCGATTGCTTAGCCATTGCGAACAGAAGACTTTGTTGATGTTTCCGAGTGCGATCGGTGTCTCCTTGAACATATCATGCGTCAATATGTGTCGCGATGCATATGAAGGATCGATCGAACGCACTTCTCGCAAGTCTGATTCGCGACTTCGCACGTAATCCACAAAGTTATAGGACGTATTTAGCACTTGCTTTTGCTGGGCATTTGTTTCCTCCTCACTATCGCTGTCTTCGTACGTCACAAAGTCATCGGGTTTGTCGGGTTTTCGTCTGCGTTCTTGGCTGCacatgaaaaatcaataatgcAACGAATGTAAACAAAGGGGAAAATCAAtgaaggacaaaaaaaaagaattcttACCGAATAAGTCTTGCTTTCTGTCGTCTCTCCTCTATCCTACTGAAAATATAAGTTGGTGGTTTGCGACCATAAATCGGTCTTTTAATTGTTTTCGACATGACGTCGACGATGCGAGAAACAGGTTCGAAATTGAAgagagagatgaaaaaaaattataataatggaggattgggatgaaaaatttaaactggaATTTTGTTCACTTTTCGCCTGAatttcacacaattttttgcGAAATCGCAAAGTACGGAGCGCGTTGTTCGTGTTTCAATAGGTTTTTCTATTGATTTTCCACGAAAAATGGTCGATTTTCAAGTGAAATTGGGCAATCgaagttttttgtttgcgaTGAGTTAGCTTCGAATTGTGACATGGGAAGGATGCGACCcagcatacaaaaaaaaatcgaaatatgCTAACTGGGTCGGCATTATTGACTTGAGCGCATTTCCAACTTTTAAagcagtttttgaaaaaaaatatttgaaactttaacaaaaattagaaaattaagaaaaattcgaggaaaaatttttggataaatataaaatcgtaaaaaattcaaatttcgttgatatttttttgaacatttttaattttcctctaattatttatagatttttaaaaaatttaaaatttttcttaagatttttttataatattaaaatttttttgaaaaactattaaattttaaaagatttatttagaaaatttaggtatttatcttaaaaaaaaataaatttcttcattcataaaattttcaaacttttagaaatgatttgaaaatttaagattaaaaattacaaaattttctttcaatgaaaaaaattttttaaataataaaatctttaaataaattcaaaaatttttagaaagatTTGGATTTTctcttattcaaaaaaaaaaaaaaaaaaaaattataataataattataataataaaaaaaaataatttaattttttaatgattttttaattaaaatttcaattttttttaatttttttattgagatatttttttttttttcttaatattgaacttaaaaaattaatgaattttttcttaaaaccacattttttaaaattaaaaattagttaaaaatttattgaaaaatgttcaaaccaTTATGGAGctcatttctttctttcaaaCGAACGCCTCTTAACAATGcacgaaaataaacaaacaaaattaggAAGTCTCAGTCTAAAATTAGCCATCCTTTTGATAGGAATTTCAGCAGCTATTTTCGTTGTCAGCTCAAACGAAGACACAAAAACGGCAGCCAAAGGTCTTTCCAACATGGGAAAGTTATTAGCTTGCGATTTCGAGGTTTTTGGAATCGTTCAAGgtacaaattaaaaacttcactcttttgaaaataattttttaaataaatttttgatttcaggAGTCTTTTTCCgaaaacacacagaaaaacaagcaaaagcCCTTGGAGTTCGTGGTTGGTGCATGAATACGCGAGACGGCACCGTAAAAGGTCAGATGGAAGGCGAACAAAAGCCGGTAGAGGAAATGTGAGAGTTcattgacatttatttttttgtcatggtTACGAgactgaatttaaatattttttgttaggaAACATTGGTTACAGACAAAGGGGAGTCCCCAAAGTCGCATTGATAAAGCTGTCTTTTCCGAAATGAGGgagattgaaaaatattcgtttGATGGATTTGGCATCAAACGCTAAAAAACTCGAATTTTGTGCTCAAATGCCGGTTCATTGACACTTTCCTAAATTTTAAGTACCTAATTTAttcctcaataaaaaaaatattataaaaaacttcaaatttttttttaacataaaaataattctatattttcagcttttcattttaaatcaaatcttcttcgtaatttttgttattcgtTAGTAATTCAATATCGACTCTTTGTGCCACTTTTTCCTTACTGCTGAAAAAAGGATCATCCTTTTTGATGCTGCTTTCGAGTGTTGTTCTTCGTACGGAAGTCGGTTCTATCATATTCATCTGAACTTCATGTGTCGGCAAAGTATAAGTCAATTTATATTTCCTTGCACGTTGTTTGAACAAACcgaatcttgaaaaaaaaaaataaaagagaaatgtgattctttatttttcacaatttatttttttttctacatgaaaggaaatttttttattgaagaaaataaaattcaattgtaatgataaaaaatatttttttggtaaaaaaattcaattttcaggagagaaaaatatatgagacaaaaatttaaggttttcagaaaaaaaaaatatgaactaacattataaatttcaatacgtactcaatttaaaaaaattaaaattttaatacaataaacatttaaatggtattaatatcgaaaaatgtttgaaattgatttttaaaaattttaaattttaattattaatttttgtataaaaatattgataaaattatcaaaataccaatttaaaaataaataattttaaattaatattaattaaaataaaaaattaaattaaattaataaatttaattaaattaatttaattaaataattatttatttttttttattaatttaattaaaaaaattatttaaattaatttttattttattgtcaacattttttattgtttaaagattttttaaattaaaaaaaataataataattttttaaagaaaaatgatgttatttaactaattttttaaagaaaaaaataaataaaaaattaaaattaaatatgcaaattttaaaaataaaataaattttaattaaattttttttttaaattaaaaaaattaaattgatataatactttttttccagtttaaaacaaaaattaaagaaaaaacttaaacagaagacttaaaaagaaaaaacatttttctttcttgcatTGGCCTTGAAAAAAAGTCCctttaataaaatgcaatttatttgtACTTACTTTTCCAACAGCATAAATAAATCTCTTCTGTACTGCGACGTTAGAATCGCATACAAATAGGGATTTGCACAAGAATTGATTGGATAAAAAAACACCAAGATGATCTTTGACTTGGTTACATCGATAAGTGGATGCCCAAACAAAGCCGTTATTCCGAAAAAAGCGATTGGCGACCAACAAATGAAATTAGTgaatacctaaaaaaatagtaattaattttttgtcgataggtaaataattatttgagacTTTTTCCTACCAATAAAGCCATTTTCTTGGCAATCGTCATTTCTCCCTTCGAGCCTTGTCCCCCTCTTCGGGTTTCCTTCGCTAACGAAAAGTAAATTCTGGCGTAGCAAAAGAGAATTACACAGAAGGCAAATCCATTCAATGCCAGTACAACAAATAGGAACACGATATCGTAATTATCACGGGCTTCCATGGGTAAGCAGATACTAatcaaaatgtattttatttatttaggattaatttttgttgttttttttttcgtttcaggtatgtaataaaaataattggtcTTGTTACCTTGTCGATGAATAATTGCTCACTCCAATTAAGGGTAAAGATGCCATAGAAACAGCATAAATCCATCCTAAAAACATCACGTAACGAGCAGTATTGAGTTTTATTCGTCTAAAAGCAAAGTAAAGGATATCAAAACGTcaataaagttttgttttaatttaccGATTTAAATATATAGCATGTCGAATAGCGAAATATCTCTCCAGCGTGATGACGGTTAGTGTAAAGACAGACAGATGGCTTGCGAAAATTGTGAGAAATCCCGCAGCTTTGCATCCAGGTCCGTATTGCCAGTCGAAagcaaagttgaaaaattctcCTTTTGACACATAATCAATGGAAGCAAGCAGGAAGAGATATACTCCCATACATAAATCGGCAAATGCGAGGTTACAAATGAGCAATTTGGGGACAGTGAGTTCCGACAAAAATGCAAGAAGAACGAGTAAAACggcaaaatttccaaaaagaGCCATGCAGACAACTAACCACACACTGCAGCGTAACCAAGATGATCCCATGACGTCTTCGCAGGGATTTAGTGCATCTGGTTCAGggtaacatttaatttttgttttgtcataaTACGTTCTGGAAtgagaaaattatataaaaaagttaattaaactgctcctaattaaattgttctttattacttttttcttgaatctgatttttttatttattcatatatttcaaagttaattttgtttaaaaaattgtaataaaaaaaattaaattaatatttaatttaatgtaaattgttatttaaaaaaaactataaatattttttttagtattttaatttaatatttattattttattttaatttaatttaattaattttaattatttttgtaaaaaaatataacaaaaaaaaagaatacctataaaatttaattaaattaattttaattttaaacaaacataaaagaatatttttttatattaaaatacctaaataatttttaaattttttttttttgaatattttatatttaaaagttaagaaaagtttaagctaaatatttttttttattatttttaaaaattaaaaaaaatatattttttaattttatatgaaaaagtacaaaaaaatagattttgagcattaaaatttttaaatatttttttttgtctcaaataatttgtttattaaaattattttttttttaattattatttttttaattttttttaaatattgaatttcattttgaacgactttattaatacaaaaaaaaaatacttactccAATGTAATATTCCCACATCGTGCATCCActtagaaaaatgaaattgccTGATTAAAGTACTTTTCCATAAtaggaaaaaaacatttatttattacctaACATATTATTCGGTAGTAATGTGACAGCATCATCAGTAAATTCTCCCATTTCATCATCGTCTTCATCAACATCTTCCAACTGCAAATTTCTTTTGGATCTTTTATTATCTTGCCAGTCTTTGATGCAATTTTCCTGCAGTTTCTCGAtccattttaactttttttcatacaggAATTTATCATGCCGTTTCGGGTATTTGAAGGCGCAACAATGGAATGAATGTGTAAGGTAAGCAaaacgtaaatttttgaaaaaatataacgaaGGAATTTGCTTTAAGGAATGCGTGTTTTGAATTATTAGGATTTCAAGTTCCTGCAGTCCATCCGTtggcaatttttcaatcaGTGTATTCGAGAGATCCAACTCATTTATGCttatgcattgggaaaatgCGTGTTCGTGAAGGGCTTTGAGccgcttgttattttttaaacttctaaaattaaaaggaaaaatattttttttagcaagaaaaataaaaattcatgagaaaaaacgTACAACTTTGCTATTTGTGAGCCTTCAAAGGCATCAGCTTCTATGTAACTTATTAGATTATTGTCGAGtacgctgaaaaaaaaaaattaatttttttttgaataaattttacaaagtttCTTACAGTTGTTCGGTTCGAACTTTTACAGATCTTTCGTTCAAATATGTTATTTGATTCCCTTCAAAGTCTCTGAAattgtacaaataaaaaaaattatcataaataaattattcaaaataattttcaagccgttcttatagaaaaattatggcATATTTTAATGTCTGAGAGCGAAATCTTCAGAATTCTCTCTTATCTCGGCTAATCCAcggaaaatttcccaaaaataatGAGTAATCCTATTATGCAATCCACTTTCACTTGACGAAAATTAGATTTGGAAATAACAAGTGGcttataattttgtattttttttgtctctcgttaaatctttttttgctgATTGGATTAGTGgatcgataaaatattttttatattggaatgattttttttaaagattttttctaaaaaattttaaaatacagtTTTCCACAAAGGATATTCGATAATAATTTGTGTTGGTGTTGCAAGCATAATAATATTATCGGGACCATTGTGGTGTTTTcggtaataatattaaaatatatctaTAATTAGCAAcctacataaaatattttccctttctataaatacattttaaaaactttataaaaaaataacaaattcagTTAACTTGATACAAAACAGATACGGGTTAAAAAGAAGTTCAaccttataaataa
The sequence above is drawn from the Culicoides brevitarsis isolate CSIRO-B50_1 chromosome 1, AGI_CSIRO_Cbre_v1, whole genome shotgun sequence genome and encodes:
- the LOC134830861 gene encoding DDB1- and CUL4-associated factor 12 homolog, translated to MSKTIKRPIYGRKPPTYIFSRIEERRQKARLIRQERRRKPDKPDDFVTYEDSDSEEETNAQQKQVLNTSYNFVDYVRSRESDLREVRSIDPSYASRHILTHDMFKETPIALGNINKVFCSQWLSNRQVVFGTKCNKLMVYDVNMRRVDAIPTLHNNRGTNPDTQSGIHACQINPSRTLLATGARHSADIAIYRLPTLDPVCIGENAHRDWVFDMCWLDDQFLVSGSRDTKLALWRFNEDLMDFPENTEETCPTYAHVNAVCVKEVRAAQKIRAICFNKEYKEIALLSLNGYMHLFNAETFTQKISRKLPNCQENVCIACQSNGLYAVGCRSNTLLLDPRTLQAVKKIASRYSGCGIRSASFQGNILTIGTGLGMLMFYDVRANKYLESSISASRTVVLKASRGYVFPEEEMDGFQQIKYVPAIYTHCYDQSGTRLFTAGGPLPATLIGNYAGIWN
- the LOC134838521 gene encoding acylphosphatase-2; amino-acid sequence: MHENKQTKLGSLSLKLAILLIGISAAIFVVSSNEDTKTAAKGLSNMGKLLACDFEVFGIVQGVFFRKHTEKQAKALGVRGWCMNTRDGTVKGQMEGEQKPVEEMKHWLQTKGSPQSRIDKAVFSEMREIEKYSFDGFGIKR
- the LOC134837030 gene encoding lutropin-choriogonadotropic hormone receptor, whose product is MCKVYKCILNKLIFALQIWFVITSSHTKVENVSSSHVQHFPDVLSHGVSTTEYVSKLNNQTHCKCWIAEFNPIFLHECTCIGPKYPEICCIKLASISISKCSERFLSMRDIGQGRIYLRDIIFSDFPQLIAIQDDFLLSEFPNIRTFDISQAPNLQSISASMFKNVSSSFKTLRITYSGLRNIPDLSFIGHVLHVVDFEGNQITYLNERSVKVRTEQLVLDNNLISYIEADAFEGSQIAKLSLKNNKRLKALHEHAFSQCISINELDLSNTLIEKLPTDGLQELEILIIQNTHSLKQIPSLYFFKNLRFAYLTHSFHCCAFKYPKRHDKFLYEKKLKWIEKLQENCIKDWQDNKRSKRNLQLEDVDEDDDEMGEFTDDAVTLLPNNMLVDARCGNITLETYYDKTKIKCYPEPDALNPCEDVMGSSWLRCSVWLVVCMALFGNFAVLLVLLAFLSELTVPKLLICNLAFADLCMGVYLFLLASIDYVSKGEFFNFAFDWQYGPGCKAAGFLTIFASHLSVFTLTVITLERYFAIRHAIYLNRRIKLNTARYVMFLGWIYAVSMASLPLIGVSNYSSTSICLPMEARDNYDIVFLFVVLALNGFAFCVILFCYARIYFSLAKETRRGGQGSKGEMTIAKKMALLVFTNFICWSPIAFFGITALFGHPLIDVTKSKIILVFFYPINSCANPYLYAILTSQYRRDLFMLLEKFGLFKQRARKYKLTYTLPTHEVQMNMIEPTSVRRTTLESSIKKDDPFFSSKEKVAQRVDIELLTNNKNYEEDLI